DNA sequence from the Antennarius striatus isolate MH-2024 chromosome 3, ASM4005453v1, whole genome shotgun sequence genome:
CACTGAGAAGatataaatattgattttgtaaTTCAAACAGGCATTTACTGTAATTATCAATAATGAGCAAGAAAGTGTCAATAAATAGATTCAATCTCAAAACAAATGCAACATgattaaaactgaaatgtgaggaatataaaacaaatataaaaaaaatctgtaagaattgtttttgtcattatatATTAATTTCATGTCATCTTTACAAAGCTATCAGAGAAGCGTGGGTTCGTCCACTCAGACGTTCTCcatgagaataataataattttaaaaaaaagattttagaaCACTGATCTGGCTTTCGTCGTTTAATAGAACATGTTTCCTCGTCTCGGTCGTTTTGAATGTACACCATTCTTAAAGTGAGACTGCATATACTTAAACAGcttattttaagctttttttttattttttagacaaaCTCATATCTCCTTCTTTAGGAACTTTTTCTTTAATGGGCTTAATTGCTGGGTATAATCTTCTTTTTTGCAGTGGCTGGctttaaaagcaataaaaaaaaagataaaaaagcaaatgaatgaCAGATATGGAACAGATGAAGGACGGATCCATTTGGTGTAGCTGGATGTAAAAACCATTGCAAAGATAATGTGACGACAAAAACCCGAGGGAGGAGGGCGTGGCTACGAGGGGAGCGATGCATCCTGGGGCGTAAAGATTTTTTTGGTGTCAGGTGCAAAGGTTCACATTGAGTTCACTTCAGCAAGCATCGCCTCGTCGGTAGAATCACGGCGCCCTCCTGTCGCCGGGCTTTTGCAACCGCACTTATTAAAGCTCTCAGGGATGAGGTCTGAAAGAAGAGTTAAGAAACAGTATTGAATAATAAaacgtgtgtgtacgtgtgtgtgtgtgggtgtgtgcgtacAGACTTGAAAATATGCATGTGACTGTCAACATGCACTTGATTAAACCCTTTCCATGTCATTCTTGTTGTGAATCCACAACCGCTAATCTCAGGCGTCGTATCGCTTTTCCTTTATCTCTCGTTACCGATAACTGATTATTAAACCTATTGTTTTCCACCAgtccatttaaaaaacacaatggaGGCGTGCGATAGCATCACTGCTTTCTTTTTCTAGGTGAaatagatgaaataaaaacagctttatagatgctaaaaaaaatgcaaagacTATTAAAGGCAAATTGGATATATTCCTTTGAAAAGGAGCTATTGATTGTTTGATGTAACCAGAGGTAAGTTGTTGCCGTGGTACTGCAATCATCAACCAAAATATTTGGTTCCAAACATTTTGTTGATCTCTTTATGAGGGAGCAGGAAATGCCGGGGTCTTACGAAGTGGAGTTAGGATCATATGATGATTGTAAATCGTATTTAAAGCACGGGTTTTTGCGTCGGTGATGATTTAATGCTTggattaaaatgacaaaatgaagtGGTTGATTCTTTCTCCGCTCTCTTAGTCTCTCAGACTGGACAGTTTTTCTACCACATAATGTGAACAGGAGTAACAGCATACGTTCTCTGACTAGTGTGATCGATATGTGATGAAACACAGTGACGGATGTCCACTTGATGTAAAGGTGGTGGGCGGAAGACGTAAAATACATATACACCTTCCATTGCCGTAACACAACTCCCAGAGATCTGAGAGTTACTTTAGCTACAAGAGGAGGTAAAAACTACTCTAGATTCATAGCTCTTTGTTTTTGACTGGTGTACAGTAGGACCCCCACATCCCCCATCCGTCTCCTCCTGACTGCCGATCCAGGGTAAAGTTGCCCTCCGCTCGCTAACGGAATAGCAATTTTATCACCTTTATGAACTTAAAATGCTGAGTGAAAAACTGCAGATCTGTTCCGGATCGGTATCTACGGTCAACTTCACCCCGCTTTCATTTCAGATTTCCTCTCCGGTCCTATCGGCGTGTGAACGTGCCGACCAGTGCTCTTGTCACGTGTAGTTTTGTCTTTCAAAGCTGCGGAAAGCCGACGGAGTGGCCAGTTTCCTCATGGAGAGGCTATCAGTCTTGGCCGTGTCAGGCCGTGCTCCAGACTTGCTCCTGAGAAAGGGGTTTCTGGTTCCTGCCAGAACCCGCCCCCCTGGACCAGGCCCCCTGTCTGCTCCCAGACCCGGTCCCCTCTCCATCCTCTCACTCACTGACAGGCTCTTCCGGTGTGGAGGGGCCAGCGTGAGGGAAGGATGGGAGTCGTCTGAGGAGCAGCTGTTAGCTCGCTCCAACCTGGAGAGGGGGGAGCAGAAAGGGGCCCCACTGGGTCCACTAAGGCCGCCTAGACGAGGGGTATCAGGGTCCGGAATCAGGTCCTCGGGGTCCTCTGGATCGGATTCGGTGTGACTGAGCTCTGCCTCTCGCTCTGGGTGAGAAGAAGCAACATCTGGCGGCTTATCAAAGGGGAATGAGGTGGATCCTCCTGGGGAGTTTGAGCGTTCTGCGGGCGTGTATGGAGTGGAGACGTAGCGCGTGTCGATGCAGTCAGTGATGCTGGTGTACTCTGCAGCTTTGACCTGGACCCCCGCCCCCAGTCCACTATAGCAGCCTCTGGGCGTGAACATGAGGCTGTGTGATTTGACCAGAGGAGGCTCATCCAGGAAGGACGTGCCCGCTGTGGAGAGGTACCGGCTGCTCTTGGAGCGTTCCAGGAGCCCTGCTGAGGGAGGTGGGGATGGTTCTATCTCCCAAGGAGGTAAACTTGTGTCCGTTAAGAGGTGGGCCGAGCATAACGACAAATCGACGGCCGCACTGTCGTCAAACATGCCTCCGGCCGTCCCGCTGCTGCCTGCGCCGCCCTCCGAGTGTCTGTCGCCCATACCGGCGGTGGCGACGCCGCTGAAGTCCGGGCCTCCCGGCAGCACCGTCTCCAGAGTGTCTGACTGCAGCGAGCAGTCTCTTTGCAGCGGTGGGACCACCCGGAGAGGATCCAGGAAGACCTCTGCAGGCCCCACCTCCTCAGAGGTCGAGACATAGATATCGATGCACGACGACGGACGGTGCTGCTGTGAGACCGACAGTGTCGCCAAAGGGAGGGGCTTAGACTCCTTGGGGGCGGCACCTGAGGACACTGATTGCGAGCTGTTGGCTCGGTGGAGGCTGAGCGAGCGTTCCTTGAAGAAGCTCTCGGCTCGCTCCGCTCCGCTCGCCCGTTCCACGCCCCGGCATCCGACATAGAACGAGTGGCTTCTCGTCCGCGTGGCCATGCCCgtgggagaaggaggagacatGGAGCCCTCCGCCGCTCCCTCCAGCGCCTCCTGCAGGCGGTAAGCATTGCCTTCCGtgctgttgaagctgctttGACGCAGGATGTACGCTGCCTCTGTGCACTCACCCTGGCGGAGTATGTACGCCGAGTCTGTGCAATCGGAAGAAGTCCGGGAACGCACTTTGTTGACCTCCCCGCGCTCGACGCCCGTCACGCGCTCCAGCGCCACGGCGATCCGTCCAATCAGCTCCTCCATTTGAGCCAGACGGATGTCGACTGTCTGCAGCGAGGCCTTCATGAAGTGTTCCCTTTCATTGACCTCCTCCAGACGCATCGCCATATTCTCCACcctgatggagaggagaggagagattaACAGAGGACAATGGAAAACAGGGAAAAGAGAGAACAACAAACGGGTGGGGAATGAATCCAAACACGGAAAATCTGAACATCAAAACCTATGCGGTGTAAAAGGTATTGATATGAACGACACCAAGAAACAAACGAGATGAAAATGTAATCAATATTTATGAAATGTGCTCTATAATAAATGAAGTCCCTTCCTCCCCCACGGACTCATTCATACAACAGTCTTCCTCAGGCTGAAGGCTTTCGATCGAATGCAGACAGACATTTTCTTCACAGTGGTGTCTGACCTTTCTGAAGTGACTCTGATCCTCTCATCATTAGAGGAGTGGAATCTGTCATCCTTCTCCCTGAAGTACTCCTCGATGCACTGCTCCTCAAAGTCGTGAACCTTCTTCAGCTCATCCTCGGTGATAAAAAGTTCTGCGGATCAAAGAGTTGGAGGAAATGATAAAGCAACGGTTTCATATTTAAGCAATTGATTGACAGGACGAGAAGGGCCAATCCCGGTTCTCCCTTTTGCACTAGCACTTGTCCCCCTAATGTGTCCCGTTTCTTAATGGGATGGAAGCAGTCAACAAGACTTCCGGACTGCCCTTCAGTCAAGGTGTTTTCAGATGAAGGCTAAAAACGGAGGAGATATCGGTAGagaatcccagaatgctttccCAACAGAGGCTAGCATAAATGAAAGTCCAACTACCAATGGATAAAGAAATCTGCTGGGGGAcctgattgttttgtttcccGACGTATAAATGTGTTGACAATATCTTAACTTGACAAGTGACAAACCGTTTCCTAAACAAAGGAGCAAAACAAAATTTATAAAGATTTTCCTGTGACCCCTGTGGAGAGTTTATCACACTCATCTGCCACTCACTCAGTCCGTAGTCCCTCTCGTCATCGTCGTGCTTACGCCAGCGACAACACAGATGCTTGAGGACCATGGTGATATGACTGAAGATGATGAGGGGTGGTGGGAGGACTGGCCGCTCGTGGAAGGTCATGATGAGCTGGTAGCGCTGGAACTTCCACACCTGGTTGGAGATGGACTTCACCTCGAAGAACGTGTTACTATGACGGACAGCCAACACAATAAAAGGATGCTGTAATGTGAAATGTGATTAAACCTGGTGTTGTTTTTCTACAATGACTAAACTGGCTTTATGGATTAGTCCCTGATCAAaactagatttaaaaaaaaactgcaatatGAAGAGACCCTAATACTAGTGACAGTATTCTATCAGGTGTTAGAACTAAAGCTTACGTACTTGAACACAGCTATGAGTAAGTTGACCAGCAGAATGTTGGCCACCAGCAGATAGCAGGCCATGATGGCCGGGACAATCCAGGCACCGGTTTTACAGGGGGCCAGGGTCACCACACCATCTTCTGTGGTGATGTTCTGCCCGCAGGGGGCTGCACACcgccaaaaaacaaacaaacacacacaagttcaCGCCATGTTACCCGGGTCTGTAGATAGAGACTAGGATTCATCGCGGAGTAGAAATTAATTGATGCAAAACAATTCAGAAAGTCATGCAAACACATAACGGAGGATAGAATAAATACGTACATGTatgtagaataaaataaacCCTGAGCATATTAAAACAGAgaacacatgaaacacattcTGCACACTTACAAGTTACAAGACGACAACGACAAAAGAGACaagcagacaaaacaaacacataactGCAAATTttgcaaacaaacaagaagcATAATCTGGTTTTTATGCTTCttaacatggggggggggactggaacGAGTGGACACTAGAAATGGTTGGGGGTCATGTTTGGAAATGTGCACCTGGAAAACGAAAGACACAAGAAAATGCAATCGTCACGTCTCATCACAGCTTGTGTTCCCAATATATTTAAACATGCGGTTGATGTTTGAAATATATTGTCACATATGTGCGCCATAGCTTCATTCAGCAATGGTTGGTTGATTGCTTTGGTTTATCTGGAATGTAATTAGGATACATTGGATGTTTTTTCCATCTGTGATGGTTCAGTTGCTGCGGCTTATCTGGGGAACATTCAGCATTTGTTCTTGGTTTGTTTGCCTTTGAGATTCATTCATCAATGCTCGATGTTCAATTGTTTCACACGATGCAGCCCAAAGATAGAGAACTGAAGTAAttttttctggtgttttttttggttttctaaGTTTTATCTTCGTAAAAATTTGGATTTAAAAACTCTGACAACTGAACCACGTGAAAAAACAGGTTACAGACGATGAAAGGTGGCTGATAAATATTAATctgcgtgcatgtttgtgtatttattccAGCGTGGTGCGATAAAGAGAAATGCTTTCTGATATTATATGTTTGGCGATATTAGTAGAAATAGTTCGGCAACATTGCACTTGCTCCAACGAGAAGCCGAGCTGACGTTAAGGGGGAGGGTGGTATGGTTTCTGTGCCAGATGGTGTTAACATGGCAGGTTCAGCTCTTCAAATGAAGCTAACTACGCAACAGATATGGAGGAATCATCAAGGGAATAtcaaacattttaactttgatagTTTCTCTTGATGCGTCGACTGactggaaacaaaaagaaaaaccaaaaaaaaaacagaatattgtGACTCATTTGAAAAGTGCTGCTGCCATGTAACGGCGCCATTTGCCAGCCAGCGTCAAAGTTAGTAAGGGTAAAGTTGCTTAGAAGATAGAGCTTGAGGTAAAGCCGCTAGATAATCGATTGATTTGATATGAGGCATTCGTACTCTTTAAAAAAGCTCTTGGGATTTAAATCAAATGCTGTTTCGATGTAGCAGCTAACCCAAGATACCAAACACGCAACTTTAGCCTTAGAGCGCGTGGAGCTGCATGCACACTTTTGTCTCGAGTGGCTTCTCGCGGTTGGAGTGGGCATGACATGGTGGTAATGTAAAGATGATGGAGGAGAGGTGGGATAGGTAGATGCGGTTAAACTGAGGTCTGTTATCTATGGATTTACTGGGATTTTGACTGCACTGGGAAATGTGCGATGGACCATTACTACGCCAGCTTCCTTGAGTTCGAAAGTAATTTTCGACCAGCCAGAGTTTTTCATTCAGCCTTTGCTGTAACTTCCTACTATGCATATCtgaaacaaagaatgaaaacattatttcaGATCTCTTCTCTTTGGGCCACTCCTCACATCCTGTGCACACCATCATATGCTCTACCAACAGAACagcacacaaatacactctCACGGTCAAAGACATTTTCTCACTCGCAGTTGGATTtattgagtcttttttttttttgatctaCAGGACGTAAAAATAATGTCGAGACAAAACAGGTTCCGGACAGACTTGAGTAAAGTTGACAGAAAGTTTATGCAGATAAGGTGACACAAAACAAGAACTTCCCTACAATGCAACTCATCTTGTGGTGGAGTGTTTTTAATATGCATTATAAAGAATAAATTTTACAATGTTATTGTATGTAATGTATTcgtataatttaaatatatcaaATCTCTAAAACTCTGGCCCTTGACTTACGGTCGATCTGGTCAGCAAACACCTCGCCGTAGATCATCCAGTAAGGCATGAAGAAGATGTTCCTGGCTAGCATCCAGGACGCGTCTTCGTTGGGGTTGAGGATGGCCTGACGTGCCACCCCGAAACTCATCAGCACCACCAACATGATGATCACAAAATACATCATGTCGATCATCTGACGTATAGGCAGGGGGTTGGGGTGAGAGCGGGCGGGTGGTCAaagaggggagggaaggggtgAGCGAGAAGAAAACAGAGAAGAGTTGTTGGGTATTTACAGActaacaaagacaaacaaacagtaagGAATGGATGAAGTGTGGATGAGGTCCAACGAGAGCACTGGGGCAGGGGTGTCGCTCCACGACGTAGCTCTGATGATGAATAACGGTCAGATGGTggcgtaaacacacacagctttgctcttcatgtttgtctgttgctgctgttattgtttactgttgttttcatCCTCTTTCTTTTCCCCCTTCCAACCACTGATGGTCCAGATGTATAATAATTATTCTATTCTATCCATGATGCTGAAACACACCTCAGAAATGGTCTCCTTTTAAATTTAGCTTCTCTCTATGCAATTGTTGATTTTCATATCAAACAGACAGTTTGTCTCCAACCCGTGTCAAACACAGCCggatcagacacacacacacacacgcaggttgGAGCTTCTGAACCCGACCCGGGGTTGTTTTCATGTGCGTGTCGGAGGCACTGATCTTGTGCTCTTTGAGATCGGATAATGAGGCTCCATTAGGATCGAGCCTGAACACCACATACACATCAAATTTTGGATGGCAGGGCTCGGTTTACTCTAACCATCTGTTCGGATCACAGTGTGTATAAAGGTAAggggaaaataaaatagattttatgAGTGATATCATCGATGGAGAAAGACGAGCATGATCACCGGGgagcattttgttttaaaaaagacaaagtttttaaaaaattcagataTCTAAAATAAACTACAATTTCTCTCTTGTGCacatgtaaccatggaaatgtcaaaaaaaaaaaatcacaattaatGACATTAAATTGCCGCAGACTTATATGCAGCATTCAGTTGTGGGCAGAAAGTTTAATATAAAATACTAAAGTATATACTCTAGAAATGAAAAATTACCCCATTTTTGCCACCCGCTCCTCACTTCATTCCTGCAAggaatacaaaacacacacacacacacacacacacacaccgccccTGTCTCTTCTCACCATCTTGCCAATCATCATCACATAGGGACCCAGATATTTGTTGACCCCGAAGATGTCCAGCAGCCGGATGTACCAGTAGATGATGTTGACGCAGTAGATGACCCGCCCGTAGCTCATGAGCGGGGGCTCCTGGAGGCGCAGCACCATACCAACAGAGAATATCAGGATGGCCATGAGGTCCGTGATGTTCCAGTACTCCTGGAGCCACACCTTCACCTTCTGTAACAACTTCCCCGGCTCTGACATCAGGATCTGGTGGAGGGTTGGATGGAATAAGTTTAGACAGGAATCCAAGGATGTGGAAAGCAAACGCACTGTATCAAGACaaccagtagggggcagtacGAGCTCACCAATCGGGCATTTATCAGTTGTCTGAGGAGGGACATGGGTTTGAAGCTGACACAATGATTAAAGCATGTCATACTTAAAATACGACTACAGCCACACAATGAGGGGGAAGTCAAATATCTCcttttgtatgtctttgttttcttttatcacctttctttcattttcatagaACTCTTGCAGCTTCCTTTCTCTTTACCTCGCTTCTCTCCACCAGTGATGCCTGCTTTCTATCAATTGTGAGCTGCTTGATGATATGAGCGTAATGTTTGCTGACAAGCTTTGCATCTTCAGTTCACCGAGCAGCGGTGAAGAATTGATTATCGCGGGTTCAGGGCGGTTTCGACGCTGCTGGGATTGACGGTACCTCTCTCATCTTCTCAATGCCGTTGGTGAAGATGTAAGCGATGACGATCCACTCTTGAGGAGAAGGCCACAGGTCCATCTTCACCAGGACAATGTAGTTGAAGAGCATCAGATAGCCGACGTATGCCAtctgtgtgaaaacacacacagcagatgcTTATcattggggtggggggagatgAAAAGAACTACATCAGTACAGTTCAGCTGGTAGAAAAGGGCTTCTGGGAAAACTGCTTAGTATGAGGAACTGCTCCAACTGACCCTTGCTCCACCTCACGTTCATGCAGTCTTTCAGATCTGATAATAGATGTCAGGACACTCGACTGCCGCACTTCCACACTTGGAATGCAAATATCCCTCACGAATCCACGGCTGTGTCTATTTTAAATACATCTCCGCCGTCCGCCTGCGGTTCTTCAGCTGCTCATCGTGATACAGACCCGataacaggttttttttccttctacaTTATGAGATTAACCATCTAAGATTAGACCTGGAGGAGTTTGACAGGAATGTattcaaaatcaacattttcgTGTTCTCTTTATTCAAGGTCACAAGCCTGACATTCCTAGATTTCAATCAggattttgattattttgtttcagCGATTagtgaatgattttttttccccgtttGAACGTATTTGACAATGATTCAGTCCCACATAACTGATCAATATCACTGGATGACAGGCATGAAAACAAACTCATCTGGAGGTGAAGAAAACACTGAATCTAAGCGTAATATAGAAACTCGTAAAATTTATCttgaggaaggtgtgtgtgtgtggggggtgagggggtgggggtgggggcagagaaaacaggatgaaacaaaatattttctcagcataaataaacagtGAAATCCCTTCTGGTGATGTTAAGAGATGTTTTCACTGGACAAGCAAATTGAAGGAGCTGAAACGAGGTGCTCATatcgaaaacacacacacacacacacacacacaagcgtaAGTATTAGAGAACTCAGTGTGCAAACACTCCTAGATTAAACTTTTCAAAcagaataatatttatttattgtaatagTTCATCATTCGGAGCtttcagcgtgtgtgtgtgtgtgtgtgtgtgtgtgtgtccaccgaTAACACAAAACCTCCTGGTTTGATTTTTCATCTCTTTGTTCTTCTCTCACTGTGTTGTAACCATCGCATCTTGTTCCCGCCAAACTTTTCCCACCCCAGCAAAGCTGAGAAATGACAGGGTGGAACAGCGGGTTAATGGGGATATCTGCACTGTGCTACTACAAACTAACGGCAGGGAGCTGGAAATTGATGATCCTGCAGAAACACAGTTAGCGCTGACAGCGCCAGCGGGAGGACGATCATGTAGGTGGTGCTACTGAAGCTTCCACTGACCGTATGGAACCAGAACTTGACAATCGGCGCGTTGTAGAACTCGTATATCTTGCGGCCCATGGGAA
Encoded proteins:
- the trpm3 gene encoding transient receptor potential cation channel subfamily M member 3 isoform X1 — protein: MNQLDAPRPLNWTIRKLCHAAFLPSVRLLKAQKSWIERAFSKRECVHIIVSAKDPHRCCCGRLIGQHVGLPPGISSSQNDKAERLAKNDGLSEKWSISKHTQLSPTDAFGTIEFQGGGHSNKAMYVRVSYDTKPDLLLHLMTKEWQLELPKLLISVHGGLQNFELQPKLKQVFGKGLIKAAMTTGAWIFTGGVNTGVIRHVGDALKDHASKSRGKICTIGIAPWGIVENQEDLVGKDVVRPYQTMSNPMSKLTVLNSLHSHFILADNGTTGKYGAEVKLRRQLEKHISLQKINTRIGQGVPVVALIVEGGPNVISIVLEYLRDTPPVPVVVCDGSGRASDILAFGHKYSEEGGIINESLRDQLLVTIQKTFTYSRTQAQHLFIILMECMKKKELITVFRMGSEGHQDIDLAILTALLKGANASAPDQLSLALAWNRVDIARSQIFIYGQQWPVGSLEQAMLDALVLDRVDFVKLLIENGVSMHRFLTLSRLEELYNTRHGPSNTLYHLVRDVKKGNLPPDYRISLIDIGLVIEYLMGGAYRCNYTRKRFRTLYHNLFGPKRPKALKLLGMEDDMPIRRGRQKTTRKREEEVDIDLDDPEINHFPFPFHELMVWAVLMKRQKMALFFWQHGEEAMAKALVACKLCKAMAHEASENDMVDDISQELNHNSREFGQLAVELLDQSYKQDEQMAMKLLTYELKNWSNATCLQLAVAAKHRDFIAHTCSQMLLTDMWMGRLRMRKNSGLKVILGLLLPPSILSLEFKNKDEMSYMPQDQEAYLQEKEEEEPEKPVKEKEEEDMEFTVRSYCETQYNSVAMLGKVTTETSRKKDVEEVQNRHRLIPMGRKIYEFYNAPIVKFWFHTMAYVGYLMLFNYIVLVKMDLWPSPQEWIVIAYIFTNGIEKMREILMSEPGKLLQKVKVWLQEYWNITDLMAILIFSVGMVLRLQEPPLMSYGRVIYCVNIIYWYIRLLDIFGVNKYLGPYVMMIGKMMIDMMYFVIIMLVVLMSFGVARQAILNPNEDASWMLARNIFFMPYWMIYGEVFADQIDPPCGQNITTEDGVVTLAPCKTGAWIVPAIMACYLLVANILLVNLLIAVFNNTFFEVKSISNQVWKFQRYQLIMTFHERPVLPPPLIIFSHITMVLKHLCCRWRKHDDDERDYGLKLFITEDELKKVHDFEEQCIEEYFREKDDRFHSSNDERIRVTSERVENMAMRLEEVNEREHFMKASLQTVDIRLAQMEELIGRIAVALERVTGVERGEVNKVRSRTSSDCTDSAYILRQGECTEAAYILRQSSFNSTEGNAYRLQEALEGAAEGSMSPPSPTGMATRTRSHSFYVGCRGVERASGAERAESFFKERSLSLHRANSSQSVSSGAAPKESKPLPLATLSVSQQHRPSSCIDIYVSTSEEVGPAEVFLDPLRVVPPLQRDCSLQSDTLETVLPGGPDFSGVATAGMGDRHSEGGAGSSGTAGGMFDDSAAVDLSLCSAHLLTDTSLPPWEIEPSPPPSAGLLERSKSSRYLSTAGTSFLDEPPLVKSHSLMFTPRGCYSGLGAGVQVKAAEYTSITDCIDTRYVSTPYTPAERSNSPGGSTSFPFDKPPDVASSHPEREAELSHTESDPEDPEDLIPDPDTPRLGGLSGPSGAPFCSPLSRLERANSCSSDDSHPSLTLAPPHRKSLSVSERMERGPGLGADRGPGPGGRVLAGTRNPFLRSKSGARPDTAKTDSLSMRKLATPSAFRSFERQNYT
- the trpm3 gene encoding transient receptor potential cation channel subfamily M member 3 isoform X2, whose translation is MNQLDAPRPLNWTIRKLCHAAFLPSVRLLKAQKSWIERAFSKRECVHIIVSAKDPHRCCCGRLIGQHVGLPPGISSSQNDKAERLAKNDGLSEKWSISKHTQLSPTDAFGTIEFQGGGHSNKAMYVRVSYDTKPDLLLHLMTKEWQLELPKLLISVHGGLQNFELQPKLKQVFGKGLIKAAMTTGAWIFTGGVNTGVIRHVGDALKDHASKSRGKICTIGIAPWGIVENQEDLVGKDVVRPYQTMSNPMSKLTVLNSLHSHFILADNGTTGKYGAEVKLRRQLEKHISLQKINTRIGQGVPVVALIVEGGPNVISIVLEYLRDTPPVPVVVCDGSGRASDILAFGHKYSEEGGIINESLRDQLLVTIQKTFTYSRTQAQHLFIILMECMKKKELITVFRMGSEGHQDIDLAILTALLKGANASAPDQLSLALAWNRVDIARSQIFIYGQQWPVGSLEQAMLDALVLDRVDFVKLLIENGVSMHRFLTLSRLEELYNTRHGPSNTLYHLVRDVKKGNLPPDYRISLIDIGLVIEYLMGGAYRCNYTRKRFRTLYHNLFGPKRPKALKLLGMEDDMPIRRGRQKTTRKREEEVDIDLDDPEINHFPFPFHELMVWAVLMKRQKMALFFWQHGEEAMAKALVACKLCKAMAHEASENDMVDDISQELNHNSREFGQLAVELLDQSYKQDEQMAMKLLTYELKNWSNATCLQLAVAAKHRDFIAHTCSQMLLTDMWMGRLRMRKNSGLKVILGLLLPPSILSLEFKNKDEMSYMPQDQEAYLQEKEEEEPEKPVKEKEEEDMEFTAMLGKVTTETSRKKDVEEVQNRHRLIPMGRKIYEFYNAPIVKFWFHTMAYVGYLMLFNYIVLVKMDLWPSPQEWIVIAYIFTNGIEKMREILMSEPGKLLQKVKVWLQEYWNITDLMAILIFSVGMVLRLQEPPLMSYGRVIYCVNIIYWYIRLLDIFGVNKYLGPYVMMIGKMMIDMMYFVIIMLVVLMSFGVARQAILNPNEDASWMLARNIFFMPYWMIYGEVFADQIDPPCGQNITTEDGVVTLAPCKTGAWIVPAIMACYLLVANILLVNLLIAVFNNTFFEVKSISNQVWKFQRYQLIMTFHERPVLPPPLIIFSHITMVLKHLCCRWRKHDDDERDYGLKLFITEDELKKVHDFEEQCIEEYFREKDDRFHSSNDERIRVTSERVENMAMRLEEVNEREHFMKASLQTVDIRLAQMEELIGRIAVALERVTGVERGEVNKVRSRTSSDCTDSAYILRQGECTEAAYILRQSSFNSTEGNAYRLQEALEGAAEGSMSPPSPTGMATRTRSHSFYVGCRGVERASGAERAESFFKERSLSLHRANSSQSVSSGAAPKESKPLPLATLSVSQQHRPSSCIDIYVSTSEEVGPAEVFLDPLRVVPPLQRDCSLQSDTLETVLPGGPDFSGVATAGMGDRHSEGGAGSSGTAGGMFDDSAAVDLSLCSAHLLTDTSLPPWEIEPSPPPSAGLLERSKSSRYLSTAGTSFLDEPPLVKSHSLMFTPRGCYSGLGAGVQVKAAEYTSITDCIDTRYVSTPYTPAERSNSPGGSTSFPFDKPPDVASSHPEREAELSHTESDPEDPEDLIPDPDTPRLGGLSGPSGAPFCSPLSRLERANSCSSDDSHPSLTLAPPHRKSLSVSERMERGPGLGADRGPGPGGRVLAGTRNPFLRSKSGARPDTAKTDSLSMRKLATPSAFRSFERQNYT